CTCCCCACCGTCGCTGACCGTCGCGGACGACCGCACCGTATCGTAGGTCGGCGGCGTCACGGCTCGAACGGCGCCCTCCACGACCGACTCGGGGTCTACGCTTCCGAGTTCGGCGTCCGTGCTGAGTACGAGGCGGTGGGCGAGGACCGACTCGGCCAGCGCCTTCGGGTCGTCCGGAATGACGTACTCCCGTCCCTTGATGGCGGCCCGCGCCTTCGAGGCGAAGAGGAGATGAATCGAGGCACGGGGAGAGGCACCGTGGGCGGTGTCGGCGCTGTCCCTGGTCGCTTGAACGATATCGAGGATGTAGTTCCGAATCGACTCGTCGACGTAAACGTTTTCGACGACAGTTCTCGCCTCTGCGATATCGTCGAGGGACACGGCCTGTTGAACCTGGTCGGGCCGCAGACCGGGCGTCTCGTCGAACCGCTCCAACAGCGTCTCCTCTAAGTCGCGCTCCGGAAGGTCTACGGTGAGTTTGAGTTGGAACCTGTCGCGTTGGGCTTCCGGTAGCGCGAACGTCCCTTCCATGTCGATGGGGTTCATGGTGGCGACGACCATGAACGGGTCCGGGAGCGGATACGTTTCGCCCTCGATAGTCACCTGCTCTTCCTGCATGGCCTCCAAGAGCGCGCTCTGCGTCTTCGGGGTCGCACGGTTGATTTCGTCCACCAGGACCAGATTCGCGAAGACGGGTCCGCGCTTCGTCTCGAACTCGCCGGTCGTCTCCCGGTATATCTTCGTTCCCGTGATGTCCACGGGCATGAGGTCGGGAGTCATCTGGATCCGCTGGAAGTCGAGTCCGAGCGTGTTAGCGAACACGTCGGCGATTGTCGTCTTCGCGACGCCGGGGACGCCTTCGAGCAGAATGTGACCGCCGGTGAGAAGCGAGACGGTAAGTTCTTCGAGCACCTGTTCGTTCCCCACGAGGACCGTCGCGGCTTCGGTTCGAACCGTCGTGTACAGCGACTGTGGATCGGTCATTGTTCCGGGGAGTTTCGTTGTTCTATATCAAACATTGTTCTTATTTACCACTTCTGGTCTATCGAGGCGCACGCCGCAAACCAGTGCCGGCGCGGATCGGGTAGCTGTCGGCTATTCATCGCGGCTCCGATTGTAAACGAACGCGACGAGACCGATACTCGCGAACCCGACGACGGCGCGGAGCGCGTTCGACTGACGGACGGCGGCCGCGGCGGCGGTGAGCGGCGGGAGCCCGCTTCGGTGTGAGTAATCGAGGAGGACCGTTTCGTGCCCCGAGAAGATGAGGCGGGCGAACTGCTCGTTCCCCGGTCGGTCGAGCATCGCGTTGATGAAGACGCTCGGATCCGAGACGACGACGACGCGCCCGTCACCAACTGCCTCCAGCGTGACGACCGGGTACGTGTCGATCGACTCCGCACTGTCGAGGGAGCCGTTCCGGTTCGTGTCGAGGTAGGCGAACGGGGAACTGTTCACCAGAACCCGCGAGCCGTTCGGCCGGAGTGCAGTCCCGTGGTTCAACGTGAGTTGCGACACCTCGCCGGTCAACGGGTGTTCCGAAACCTCCGTCGCGACGACGATGTCGGGAGACCGGTAGTACTGACGCTCGTCGCGGAGCGGGCGCCCGTCGATTCGGGTTCGAGCGCCCACCGCGTCAAGGAGCGGGTTCGTGTGCGGACCGAAGTCCTCCGCGACGACGAGCGTTCCGCCCGACCGCACGAACTCGCGCACGCGTTCGGTCTCGGCCGGCGTGTACGGGCGGGTGGGAGAGAGGATGACGGCCACGCTCGACGTCGGGTCCACCCGCGCGTATTCGGTCGTGTTCGTGACGATTGTCGAGTCGGCATCCACCGCCGACGCCTGCTGTTGAAGCGACGACGTTCCCTCCCACGCGGAGTTAGAGACGCTGAACGCGCTCGAAGACGTGCTCGCGACCGCACCGACCGAGACCAGCATCGACAGCGCCAGTCCGACGAGCAGCAGACGCGGGAGGTCTACGTCTGGAATTCGAACCATTCAGCCACCTCGTGCACGCGGGACCGTCCGCACTCGCCACGCTCCGGAGTCGAGCGGAGCCGTTTCTGTGCGCCACACCGCCCGAGACGCGGGAGGTACCAGGGAGTAACCGTTCGGCAAGTCCGACGCGGCGGAACTCCCGTCGGCACACCGCGATTCGAAACGCTTCCGGCCGAAGATAGCCGCTGAAAGCCGGCGGGCGACGCGGTGGTTCGAAGAACATCGACGCTCGACGGCCATGATAGGTCACACGGCGTGACGTCATTAGAAGGTACCGTCCGTTTGACACGCAATTCGAACCGGGACAGTCGTCTGGTCTGACGCGAGAAGTCGCTCACGTCTACCCGTCCGCGACGACGATAGCGCCTTTCATACCCATCGACCGATGGGGTTCGCAGACGTAGGTGTACGTTCCGCTGGTGTCGAACGTGTAGGTGTACGTCGCTCCCTCGTTGACGATTTCGGGATGGCCCTCCCAGTTCGCACCCTCGGGTTGCGCCGTCGGAACGACGTTGTGGGTGTCTGAGACCCACTCGAAGGTCACGGTCGTCCCGGGCGAAACTCGCACCGCCGCCGGACTGAATCCGTACGGTCCGCTGTTGATCTCGGAACCGACCGTGACCGTTACCGAATCCTGTCCGGTTTCGTCGACGACTCCGTCGTAGTTGCTGACGTTCTCGAAGAATCCGTCGAACTGGGCGGTTTCACCGCCGTCGCCGCTCTCACTGGTGGTGTCGCTTCCACCCGGACTCTCGTCCTCGCCGTCGCCGGTACCTGCGCACCCGGCGAGTAAGCCGGTCGCCGCGAGACCGGCCAGACCCGAGAGGAATCGCCGCTTCGACCCCGTCCACGTCCCGTCCTTCGGATTCGAGCGTTCTCCGGCCCGACCGTCCGCGGGTCGGCTCGTCGTCCTGCGAGATGTCGTCTCGTCCTCGCTTCGGTCTCGTCGGTCGGTATCCGAACCACCGCTGGTCGCGGATTGACGATGCTGAATTCCGATCATTTGGCGAGTTGCCTTCTCATGTTTCGTTGTCTCGCTGGAGGTATGGTGAGCTCATTTGGTATTCTGAGAGGGAGGCGCTGGGATTCGGTCGGCTCGGTCGGAATGCCCCCGTGTCACGCGTTTCTCGACACGTAATTTCGGTACCATCGAGTAAAGATTGCTGTTACGGTTCTCACAGACGTGTCGATACTCTCAGCCGGTGAGGTTTCCGTGCGAAATCAGGGCCTCACAGCGGAAACACGGCGGGGGAAACGGAGTGCCGATTCGATTGAATCGATGATCGATTTGGAAGTATCAGATATGGGGCGTGTATCGATATCCCCTGCATCCTGCAGAGAGGCCCGAGGCGAAAACGCAACCCGCGCTTCCTCGGCAATCGGTACTCCATCGATTCTTCGGCGAATACGCCAATTCAAGAGTTGTCTTCGCCGAGGTGCGCGTATGCATGGAGCCCACTCGGGTAGTTGTGCCACACTTACCGTTCGGTGATGGCAGACTGGATGTTTAACGGGTTAGCAAGATTTTATCGAACAGATTCTGCTGCCAAAGTAGTCAATAACATTCCAGGTTGAATCGACCGCGTCGTACGTCCGCGAACTGAGCGGGTCGAGTGAACAACAACCGTCGAACTTTGGTTCGCTCAGCGGGGGTTCGGTACACAGATCATATCGAGGATATCGGTTACGTGGGAGTATCGTCGCCGCAGACGACGAAGGTTCCCGTAACGTCGACGCGACCCGTGACGGAGAGGAAGAACAACAGACGATGGACCGAGATACCGGCCGGTCTATGGATCCTCGCTCAGTACGTCTCCCACTCGCTCACCTAACTCCTCGGCCTCGATGTACGAGTACGCTTCCCGAGTAGTGCTCAGCGACTTGTGCCGAAGTACGTCCTGCGCCAACCCGCGGTCCGTCCGATAGAGTTCGTCGCCGAGTCCGCGACGGGCGCCGTGCGGAAGCGGCGGTTTTCCGTCCACATCCACGCCGGTCGCCTGCGCGACGCGTTCGAGGATGCGGCGCACGCCCTCGGTGGTGACGGCGGGCGGGGCGATACCGCGGTCTCGGAGAACGTCGTCGACGTCGGCGTCTTCGAGGAGAGCGTTCGCTCGCTCCTCACCCAACGTCTCACGCGCGGCGGCGTACTTCGACGGCGCGTGACTCGTCGGGAAGACGGGCCACGTCCCAGAGGGAGGGTTCTGGACCGTTCGCCACCGCTGTAGTGCCTCGCGGGCCTGCTTCGGTACGGAGACGTCCTCCCACTCTTGGGCCTTGCCCCAGACGCGGAACGTCCACGCGTCGGTATCGACGCGGTCCCACGTGAGCCCCTGCCTTCCCTCGCGGTCGTCGCCGCTCACGCGAAACACCTCCGCGCCGCGCACGCCCGTGTACGCGATGACGTGAACGAGGGCGCGATCTCGGACTTCCCCGTGCGCGTCCATCCCGTCGGCCTCGATGGCCTTGTACGCGCGGTCGTTCGTGTACTGAACGAGCCGTCGGCGGACGTCGGGCGACCAGAACTGTCGGTCGGGCTCTCGGTCGTCGCGGGGAAGCGGTTCGCGGGCGCGATTCGAGAGCGCGGGATTCCGCAGGAGGTCGCCGTCGCGAACGCAGAAGCTGAGAAATCCCGAGATGACGTTGAAGTACGTCCCCGCCGAGGAGGCGGAGATACCGCCAGCCTCGACTCGCTGGGCGAGTCGGTCCGCGTACCGTCGGAGCAGTTGCTCGCCCTCGTCCTCGAACGCCGCGAAGGAGTCTTTGCCGCGCCGACGGAGCCACGTCTCGAACTGCGAGAGCACGGACTCGGCGGTCGAAGAGTACTGCGCACTCTCGCCGCTGGCGCGGAGGTAGCGGCCGATCGCGGCGTCGATCTCGGACGTGTCGGCGGCGCGCTCGTCACCCTCCGTGGACACCGCTTCGTCGGGGTTCGACCCCTGGGGTTCCGGCTCGGACATCGGGTTGCTCGGTGTTTCGGCGTCGACGTTCTTAAATCTAAAACAAAGTGAACCGCCTCGGGGTCAAGCTCCGAGGCACTCGTCTTGTCACTTCTGTAGAACGTCCACCCCGACGAGTCGCAATTGCCGTACAACCGACGCCACCTTCTGAGCGGTCCCGTTCGCGGCGTCGGTGTTCTCGCGACCTACTGGGCCGGATGGTCTCGCACTTTTCTCACCGCAGCGTGGCGCGCCGACCCCTGCGGTTCTCGCGGACTCCGACGGTTCCGCGGGTCGAAACCGGAGCGAGTGGTAGTCTGAAACCGAGACTCGGAAACCGAGTCCTGAGAGCCGAGGCGTCTCGCGCGGCGAAGCGCGTACCCGTTCACTCCTCAGCAACGTACGTTCGGAGGTCCGCCTCCGAATCGATATCCCGGAGCACGCCCGCGTCGTCGACGTCCACAAACCGCGTTCCGTCGTGTTCCATCACGAGTTCGCGCCCTCCTCTGTCGCCGTCTACGTTGCCCAGCGCATCGAAGTGCCGCGCGTCGAACAGTACCGGATTCCCCCGTTTACCCTCGTACCGCGGTGCGACGATATCTCCCTCGCCGGCGCGATAGGCGTCGAGGAGGCGGTCGAGCGTCCTCGTTTCGACGAACGGCATGTCGCCGAGAAGGAAGACGGCGGCGTCCCAGTCCGCCTCGCGGGCGAACTCCACACCCGCGCGCACGGAGGTGCTCTGTCCGTCGGCGTAGTCGTCGTTGTACCGCGCCGGGAGGTCGAACGCCGAGAGCGCGTCGGCGACTGCGTCCGAGTCGTACCCGAGAACGACCGCGACCTCGTCCAGCGAGGACTGGACTGCGGTCCGCGCCGCACGGGTGACGAGCGGCGTCCCGTCTATCGCTTCGAGAAGCTTGTTCGACTCGCCGAACCGCGTGCTCCGACCGGCCGCGAGTACGACGCCACCGATGAGTGAATCGCCGGTCTCGTCCATGCCCGCGCGTTCGCTCCGCGCGCTACTGGCTCTTGTGCCGCGGCTAGCGTGTTCTCTCCGTCATTCCGCCGATTTCAGCCTCACAACCTCGGTCTCCGGCCAAGTACGGATACCGACGAGGGGACAGCGCCGACCCCGGTAGATTCACTTGTCTTTAGTGACCTAAAACAAAGTAAATTGGCGGACCTGCGAAACGTTCGTTTTCGGTGGGTAGCAGCCTGTACACAGTCGTTAGACGCACTTATGTATCTTATATCGCTATATCAAATCTCGTCGGTGGGGTGAGACTACGGAGGCTATAGAACGGTGGTAATGCGTAGATTTGGCTGAATCTGAGATGGAGAGCGACTTCGTTCTCGTTCCAGTCAGGGATAATATAACAATCCCAACTAGTCATGGCGAAAAGCCGCCAGCTAGACTGCACCGTCGTTCGTGAACCGACGGACACTCATCTCGAAGTCAACCTACTCGACTCCAGTCAGCTTCTTCAACAGCGTGAGAACCGTATTCGCGGTCACGACCGGTGACCGCTCGTACTCACCCGTTAGATCGGCTTGTACAAGGAGGTCGACCACTCTCCAATCGAATACAGCAGAGATGCGAACGCGAAGTGGAAGAACCGCAGCACGAAATTCTTCGACGTGGTGGCCGTCATGAACCGCTTGATGAACTTGTACCCACTCTCGATTTTCCACCGATAGTTGTACTCTCGAATCGCTCCCGCTGGCCCGAGGCCCCGAGCAGGCAAGCGGTAGTAGACGTCCCCCGAGTAGGCTCACTTCGAGATGTTGAGACAGACGTTCTTTAGTTGGGTGTAGTTGTGGACGGCTTGCGTTCCGTTCTCTCGACCGATGCCGCTGTCTTTGAAGCCGCCGAAGGGAGTCTCGTTGCCACCAGCGAACCACTCGTTGACGTAGATCTGGCCGGCGTCGACGTCGCGCGCGAAGCGGTGGGCTCTGCCCATGTCGGTTGTGATGACGCCGGCGACGAGCCCGTAGTCCACGTCGTTGGACCGCCGGATGGCCTCGGCTTCGTCATCGAAGGTGCTCACGGTCAGCACCGGCCCGAAGACCTCTTCCTGGAGGAGCCGTGCGTCCTGCGGGACGTCCGCAAACACCGTCGGTTCGACGTAATACCCCTCGCGGTCGAGCACTGCCCCACCGGTGAGCGGTTCGCCCACCTCCTCACGACCGACCTCGAGGTATTCCGCAACCGTATCGAGGTGGGTCGCCGAGACGAGCGGGCCGACATCGTGGTCGTCGATGCCCGGACCGATGGAGAGACCCTCGACAGCGCTGACGAGTTTGTCGAGATAGGCGTCACGTATCTCGTTTTGAACGATGACGCGGGAGGACGCCGAGCAGACTTGGCCGGAATTCGTCGCGAAGATGCCTTTGATCGTCTCGTCGACGGCGACGTCGAGGTCGGCGTCGTCGTAGACGACCAGCGGACTCTTGCCACCGAGTTCGAGGTGGGGTTCGGTGAGGTTCTCGATGGCGGCCTTCCCAACCTCGCGGCCGGTCGCGCTCGACCCGGTGAACGTCACACTCCCAATGTCGGGGTGCCCCGAGAGCGCCGCCCCCGCGGAAACGCCCTCGCCGGGAACGACGTTGACCGCGGCCGGTGGAACGCCGTTCTCGTGGAGAAGTTTCGTGAGTTCGAGCGCTCCGATCGGCGTCTCCTCGGCCGGCTTGACCACCGCCGCGTTCCCGGCTGCGAGCGCCGGAGCGACGCTCCTTGCGAAGAGGTAGGCCGGGACGTTCCACGGGACGATGTGGCCGGTGACACCGAGGGGTTCCCGAACCGTGTAGTCGACGTGACCGTCGTCCAGCGGGATGCTCTCACCCTCGATTTTGTCGGCCAGGCCACCGTAGTACTCGAAGTGGCGCGCGCAGCGCTCCACCTGCCCGACGGCCTCGGAGAGCGGTTTTCCGTTCTCGAGGGTTTCGATGCGGGCGAGTCGGTCCTTCTCGTCCCGGATGGCTCGGGCAACGTCGTTCAGTATCTCACACCGGCGGGCGGGAGTGTACCCGTGCCAGGTCTCGAAGCCGTCTTGGGCGACGTCGACGGCCTCGTTAACGTCGGCCTCGGTCCCAGAGGCGACCGTCGTCAACGGTTTACCTGTCGCCGGGTCGTGGACGGTGAGCACCTCGCCGGACGACGCCGCACGCTCGGTGCCGTCGATCAACACCCCGTACTCATCAGCAATTGCTGGTAGATCTGTCTGCATCGTACATCAACAATGCACGCAGACGCTCATAATAGTTCTTGTCAATATCGGAATGGAGGACAACATCCACTACCGGGAGACGAACTCGTTGGGGGCAACGCGCAGTTCGTCGAACGCACGGCCCGGATCGTCGACGAACTGACCTGCCCTGTGGCAAGCACCGAGTCGACTCAAAGTGTTCGTTCGGCCCCTGTTGTCAGCTCGTAACCGTCACGATGAGCTCCGACGGCAGACTGTTGAGATCGCTCGCTACAGAGAGAACCGACGCCGGGTGTGCCAAGTCACCGATTTATCGGTGGGTTCACTTCGCTCCGACGATAGTCACCGGAACTGGTGAATCAAGCGCCACCGACTGGGTGACGCTCCCGAAGAGCGCTTTGCCGGTGGGTGAGCGGTTTCGTCCGCACACCACGATCTCGTCCGCGCCTATCTCGTTCGCCAGATTCACGATCGACTCCGCGACTGGAACATACAGTTCGGTCTGTTCGATCGTGATGCCAGCAGCAGAGAGGACATCCACTGCTTCAATGACGCCCGGACTTTCCTCGTCGAAGCTGTCACCACCGGCATCGCTTGGCTCATCGCGATAGGCGTGAGCAACTGTCACGGTGACCTCATCTGTCTCACCGGGGAGCCCTAAGACGTACTGAGCTTGAGCAGCCGCCCGATCGATTTCGTCGTCTACCGGGAGGAGTATCTGATACATAGCATGGAATACGATACCTCGTGTCGATAAATACGTTCCCCCGGACTGCGGTCAGAAATGTCGACCCACCGCAGCCAGCGGGAGGTTCTCCACGTCGTGTGGGGTAGCCGGTCGTAGTGAGTGGATACCGAAGGAGCACCGGAAACGACACCGAAAGAACCCATAATTCGGTGTCCAGAGACCGCAACACCTACAATCGGGACGGGAATAATCGTAACGTATGCATGCAGTTCGCATAGCCGGTGCTGGCTCAACAGCGTTCGGTGCGTCTCCCGAACGGACCGGGCGCGACCTCTTCGGAGAGGCGGCCCGTATCGCCATCGAAGACTCGGGCGTCCCGAGGGCGGATATCGACCGCCTCTGTTACGGGAACTTCGCCGGAACGGTCACCGAACGGCAGGGACACCAAGGACCGCTGATGGCAGAGGCCGCGGGCGTGACCGCACCAGCGACACGGTACGAGAGTGCGTGTGCGTCGGGCGGCGTCGCACTCAGGAGTGGGGTCGAGGCGGTCCGGTCGGGAGCGGTCGACGTCGTCCTTGTCGGCGGGATGGAGCGGATGCACAACGTTACGACGGAGCGAGCGACCGAGGGACTGGCGATGGCGGCGGACGACCTCTACGAGAGTCGCGCCGGCGTGACGTTCCCCGGTGCGTACGCGCTCATGGCACGCGCGTACTTCGAGGAGTTCGGCGGGACGCGAGCGGACCTCGCCGCGGTCGCGGTGAAGAACCACCGCAACGCACTCGGAAACGAGAACGCCCAGTTCCAGCGGGAGATATCCACGACCGACGTTCTCGAAGCGCCCACCGTCGCCGACCCGCTCGGACTGTACGACGCCTGTCCGATCACCGACGGGGCAAGTGCGTGCGTCCTGGTCAGCGAGGAGTACGCGGAGAATCACGACCTGAACGCTTCAGTCTCGATTACGGGGTCCGGACAGGGCACCGACTCGCTCGCCTTGCAGAACCGAGAGTCGCTCACGCGGACCCCTGCGACGGAGCGAGCGGCGATGGTCGCCTACGACGACGCCGGGGTTGCCCCAGCGGACGTCGACCTGCTCGAAGTCCACGACTGCTTCACTATCGCCGAGGTATTGGCGCTCGAAGGGTTGGGGCTGTACGACCCCGGTGGTGCTATCGACGCCGCGACGTGCGGTGAGACGACACGAGACGGCGACCTCCCGGTCAATCTCTCGGGTGGGCTGAAGGCGAAAGGTCACCCGGTCGGGGCGACCGGCGTGAGCCAGGTCGTCGAGCTGACGAAGCTCCTCCGCGGCGACCACGTCAACAGTAGCGCGGTCCCCGACGCCTCCGTCGCCGTCGCCCACAACGCCGGTGGAACCGTCGCGAGTGCGACTGTCCACGTCCTCGAGGTGCGTTCCTGATGCGAGAACCGAGAGAAGAAGGCTACGACGACCTGCTCGACGCGCTTGAATCCGACACCGGCTACTACCTCTCCTGTCCGGCGGGCCACGGGTCGCTTCCCCCTCGACGGGTGTGTCCGCGCTGTGGCGACGACGAGCTATCGGAAGAGACACTGCCTGCAAGGGGAACGGTCGTCACGTTCACCGAGGTAGCTGTACCGGCCCCGGCGTTCGCTGGCCAGACACCCGTCGTACTCATCGCCGACTTCGGACCCGTCCGACTCACCGGAGAACTCCAGGACTGCTCGGACGTACTCGAAGTAGGGAGTGAAGTAATACCGACCGTCGTGTCGTCGTCGGGCGGTAACCGTCACGTCGGCTTTCGGCTCGCGTCCGAAGGCTGACCTCGGCGTCGTTCACTGTCCCGTTACGCTCCGTGCCGTCCCGTCTCAGTTCTTGAACGGTCCCGGTAGCACTATAGTGTCCTATCCTCGCATTGCGGGTATGCAGCGCACTTTCGACGAGGCGACACCGACCGTCGCGGAGTCGGCCTTCGTCTCGGAGCAGTCGTACCTGATCGGCGACGTCGTAGTGGGTGACCGTGCGAGCCTCTGGCCGTTCACGTGTCTTCGGGGAGACGGTGGCTCCACGGTCGTCGGCAGGGAGACGAACGTCCAGGAGTTCACCATGCTCCACGGCGCGATCCTCGGCGACGAGGTCACCGTCGGTCACAACGCCGTCGTCGATTACGCGACCGTCGAGGACCACTCCCTCGTCGGTATGGGGAGCCGTATTCTCCGGGATGCGACGGTCGAATCCGACTGCATCGTCGCCGCCGGTGCGGTGGTTCTACAGGGTCAGACGATTCCCGAAGGGCACCTCGCCTACGGCGCGCCGGCCGAGACGAAACCGATCACGGACGACCAGCGTGAGGAGATTGACCGCGTCCACCAGCACTACGTCGACCTCGGACGTCAGTACGGAGCGGCCGGTCAGTTCGAGTGACTGGAGAGTCCGGTTGATCGACTGCGGCGTTCGACCGGGACGTCTCGACGAATCCGCCACGTTAACCCCGATATTTTATATCTATTGCTGTGGCAACCTAGAGACGCGCAACCATGACAGACGGCACCCACGAAGAGCCATCCATCGTCCACGAACCGACCCGGGAGTTCGTCGAGTCGACGAACGTCTACGAGTTCATGCAGACGTACGACATCGACGACTACGACGAACTCATCCGCCGAACCACCGAGGAGGTCGACGGCGTCGAGGCGTCGGGCGTCGAGTGGTTCTGGGACACCATGCCGGAGTACCTCGGCATCGATTTCTACGAGCCGTACGAGACGATCCGTGACGACACCGACGGCCCCCAGTTCACCGAGTGGTATCCGGGTGGTGAACTCAACCTCGCACACAACGTGGTGGACCGCCACGCTGCCGCCGACGCTGAGACGAGAAACTCCGTCGCGTGTCTCTTCGAGGGCGAACCCGGCGACATCAGAGAGGTGACGTATCACGAACTCTCTCGACAGTCGAACAAGGTTGCGAACTATCTCGAATCGGTCGGCGTCGAGACCGGTGACACCGTGGGGATGTACATGCCGATGGTCCCCGAGGTCATCGCGATTCTGTACGGCTGTTTCAAAGTCGGCGCCATCGCGGTTCCGATATTCTCCGGATTCGGTGTCGAGGCGACGGCCACGCGGATCGAAGACTCGGAGTGCTCGGTGCTCTTCACGGGTGACGGTTTCTACCGGCGCGGCAAGTCACTCACGCTCAAAGAAGCGGCCGACGACGCCATCGACGAAGCGGGCCACGTCGAGCACACGGTCGTCTACGACCGCCTCGGCGACGACGCCGAGGTTCCGATGGGAGAACGCGACGAGTGGTGGGACGACGCGATCAAGGGCCACGACGACGAGTACGACACCAAATCGCTGCCCTCCTCACAGGAGTCGATGCTGCTGTACTCCTCGGGGACCACCGGCAAACCGAAAGGCATCGTCCACACCCACGCCGGCGTACAGCTACAGTGCGCCAAGGAGATCTACTTCGGATTCGACCACAAACCCTCGGACCGCTTCTTCTGGGTCTCGGACATCGGCTGGATGATGGGTCCGTGGACGATTATCGGCAATCACACCTTCGGTGGGACCGTGTTCATGTACGAGGGGGCGCCCGACCATCCCCAGCCGGATCGGTTCTGGGAGATGATCGACCGGCACTCGCTCTCGACGTTCGGTATCTCCCCCACGGCCATCAGAGCACTGCGCAAACACGGCGACGAGTGGGTCGAGGAACACGAC
This genomic stretch from Halogeometricum sp. S1BR25-6 harbors:
- a CDS encoding halocyanin domain-containing protein, translated to MIGIQHRQSATSGGSDTDRRDRSEDETTSRRTTSRPADGRAGERSNPKDGTWTGSKRRFLSGLAGLAATGLLAGCAGTGDGEDESPGGSDTTSESGDGGETAQFDGFFENVSNYDGVVDETGQDSVTVTVGSEINSGPYGFSPAAVRVSPGTTVTFEWVSDTHNVVPTAQPEGANWEGHPEIVNEGATYTYTFDTSGTYTYVCEPHRSMGMKGAIVVADG
- a CDS encoding nucleotidyltransferase family protein; amino-acid sequence: MDETGDSLIGGVVLAAGRSTRFGESNKLLEAIDGTPLVTRAARTAVQSSLDEVAVVLGYDSDAVADALSAFDLPARYNDDYADGQSTSVRAGVEFAREADWDAAVFLLGDMPFVETRTLDRLLDAYRAGEGDIVAPRYEGKRGNPVLFDARHFDALGNVDGDRGGRELVMEHDGTRFVDVDDAGVLRDIDSEADLRTYVAEE
- a CDS encoding gamma carbonic anhydrase family protein, coding for MQRTFDEATPTVAESAFVSEQSYLIGDVVVGDRASLWPFTCLRGDGGSTVVGRETNVQEFTMLHGAILGDEVTVGHNAVVDYATVEDHSLVGMGSRILRDATVESDCIVAAGAVVLQGQTIPEGHLAYGAPAETKPITDDQREEIDRVHQHYVDLGRQYGAAGQFE
- a CDS encoding universal stress protein; amino-acid sequence: MYQILLPVDDEIDRAAAQAQYVLGLPGETDEVTVTVAHAYRDEPSDAGGDSFDEESPGVIEAVDVLSAAGITIEQTELYVPVAESIVNLANEIGADEIVVCGRNRSPTGKALFGSVTQSVALDSPVPVTIVGAK
- a CDS encoding Zn-ribbon domain-containing OB-fold protein, translated to MREPREEGYDDLLDALESDTGYYLSCPAGHGSLPPRRVCPRCGDDELSEETLPARGTVVTFTEVAVPAPAFAGQTPVVLIADFGPVRLTGELQDCSDVLEVGSEVIPTVVSSSGGNRHVGFRLASEG
- a CDS encoding aldehyde dehydrogenase family protein, producing the protein MQTDLPAIADEYGVLIDGTERAASSGEVLTVHDPATGKPLTTVASGTEADVNEAVDVAQDGFETWHGYTPARRCEILNDVARAIRDEKDRLARIETLENGKPLSEAVGQVERCARHFEYYGGLADKIEGESIPLDDGHVDYTVREPLGVTGHIVPWNVPAYLFARSVAPALAAGNAAVVKPAEETPIGALELTKLLHENGVPPAAVNVVPGEGVSAGAALSGHPDIGSVTFTGSSATGREVGKAAIENLTEPHLELGGKSPLVVYDDADLDVAVDETIKGIFATNSGQVCSASSRVIVQNEIRDAYLDKLVSAVEGLSIGPGIDDHDVGPLVSATHLDTVAEYLEVGREEVGEPLTGGAVLDREGYYVEPTVFADVPQDARLLQEEVFGPVLTVSTFDDEAEAIRRSNDVDYGLVAGVITTDMGRAHRFARDVDAGQIYVNEWFAGGNETPFGGFKDSGIGRENGTQAVHNYTQLKNVCLNISK
- a CDS encoding AAA family ATPase, which gives rise to MTDPQSLYTTVRTEAATVLVGNEQVLEELTVSLLTGGHILLEGVPGVAKTTIADVFANTLGLDFQRIQMTPDLMPVDITGTKIYRETTGEFETKRGPVFANLVLVDEINRATPKTQSALLEAMQEEQVTIEGETYPLPDPFMVVATMNPIDMEGTFALPEAQRDRFQLKLTVDLPERDLEETLLERFDETPGLRPDQVQQAVSLDDIAEARTVVENVYVDESIRNYILDIVQATRDSADTAHGASPRASIHLLFASKARAAIKGREYVIPDDPKALAESVLAHRLVLSTDAELGSVDPESVVEGAVRAVTPPTYDTVRSSATVSDGGELSNDADDVERTDE
- a CDS encoding tyrosine-type recombinase/integrase — its product is MSEPEPQGSNPDEAVSTEGDERAADTSEIDAAIGRYLRASGESAQYSSTAESVLSQFETWLRRRGKDSFAAFEDEGEQLLRRYADRLAQRVEAGGISASSAGTYFNVISGFLSFCVRDGDLLRNPALSNRAREPLPRDDREPDRQFWSPDVRRRLVQYTNDRAYKAIEADGMDAHGEVRDRALVHVIAYTGVRGAEVFRVSGDDREGRQGLTWDRVDTDAWTFRVWGKAQEWEDVSVPKQAREALQRWRTVQNPPSGTWPVFPTSHAPSKYAAARETLGEERANALLEDADVDDVLRDRGIAPPAVTTEGVRRILERVAQATGVDVDGKPPLPHGARRGLGDELYRTDRGLAQDVLRHKSLSTTREAYSYIEAEELGERVGDVLSEDP
- a CDS encoding DUF4350 domain-containing protein gives rise to the protein MVRIPDVDLPRLLLVGLALSMLVSVGAVASTSSSAFSVSNSAWEGTSSLQQQASAVDADSTIVTNTTEYARVDPTSSVAVILSPTRPYTPAETERVREFVRSGGTLVVAEDFGPHTNPLLDAVGARTRIDGRPLRDERQYYRSPDIVVATEVSEHPLTGEVSQLTLNHGTALRPNGSRVLVNSSPFAYLDTNRNGSLDSAESIDTYPVVTLEAVGDGRVVVVSDPSVFINAMLDRPGNEQFARLIFSGHETVLLDYSHRSGLPPLTAAAAAVRQSNALRAVVGFASIGLVAFVYNRSRDE
- a CDS encoding thiolase domain-containing protein; the protein is MHAVRIAGAGSTAFGASPERTGRDLFGEAARIAIEDSGVPRADIDRLCYGNFAGTVTERQGHQGPLMAEAAGVTAPATRYESACASGGVALRSGVEAVRSGAVDVVLVGGMERMHNVTTERATEGLAMAADDLYESRAGVTFPGAYALMARAYFEEFGGTRADLAAVAVKNHRNALGNENAQFQREISTTDVLEAPTVADPLGLYDACPITDGASACVLVSEEYAENHDLNASVSITGSGQGTDSLALQNRESLTRTPATERAAMVAYDDAGVAPADVDLLEVHDCFTIAEVLALEGLGLYDPGGAIDAATCGETTRDGDLPVNLSGGLKAKGHPVGATGVSQVVELTKLLRGDHVNSSAVPDASVAVAHNAGGTVASATVHVLEVRS